In the genome of Lycorma delicatula isolate Av1 chromosome 8, ASM4794821v1, whole genome shotgun sequence, one region contains:
- the LOC142329563 gene encoding uncharacterized protein LOC142329563, with amino-acid sequence MGHRAALPSSLFSFLFIFIIISTKTLLRKNTTVKSSEAIRFYVGLLTLLITMRLNTVHCSQQRWTGCTTTNITKISCVLDSEQNAILTADNFTEGLHELKISGGKNLLLSRDIFYRAKYLKLLYIKDNNNLTISNGTFNNQFLRNRHLNITLININNVYLESYSLKNAANLSISLYIMNAETVVIRPDTFYDVDSVTIRNVTSLQLQSNSFKLMQATTPVPKPKVTFDNVKMKELPGGTFPSALCILTLRNCNIGYVSAEAIKLIMLNVFTIDNCTVDEWGSGTFAFGTYINELHISSSRLKTVKTDAFNLGAGSILTIEHSMIDKIYSGAFNMTVASVSLINNTFEDVKNMGFTLTKETSWTRMKMENNTFKTLHTNAFNAPYIPDEDGTKNGVFIFRRNYINNAAVNTFNLSVPNDIHIIVSDNYFGDECQCSLTNRMKNIFSGVPSTNNNISQLLFETSKCKVTYKISKCYDLPQGFMLMRNFTDSFCDLSMKNCEIFADDEENSDVNKLPFIPPWKYHNEMIKERKVLEIILFIAACCVFVIIISTFIMWLYRNQYFTKGRILLFLSTESLFNLMCRLCTRSSGGVSRSNSAHSISRISVHEYAELHGQKIIQDIEEEILPSEDKGTQTLPEELTQELLQSLREKLDDPENYSEARDMIEHLYDLIKVEESCNKNHVDTSINFDDFDDTNITIENHVYDEIKPSTRQNTTLNKDKTMTPKTKKILVTVGTRAPSPEKLLPLRVAYAENKRKSSLILGDYSEPKDRKNQSHEYSELPGKTQTQNIFLTEFNNDNKISFKNSEENIQLHNSKPIFLLANRPLPEKPDPGEGPSTSST; translated from the exons AATGCGATATTGACGGCGGATAATTTTACAGAAGGATTACACGAATTAAAAATCAGCGgcggtaaaaatttattattatcgagAGATATATTTTATAGAGCAAAATACTTAAAATTGctgtatataaaagataataataacttAACAATATCGAATGGaacatttaataatcaatttttaagaaacagacatttaaacataacattaataaatatcaataacgTATACTTGGAATCTTATTCGCTAAAGAATGCTGCAAATCTATCGATATCATTGTACATAATGAACGCCGAAACCGTCGTAATCCGTCCAGACACATTCTACGATGTGGATTCAGTTACTATACGCAATGTGACATCTTTACAGCTACAAAGTAATTCATTTAAGTTGATGCAAGCGACAACACCAGTTCCTAAACCGAag gTTACATTCGATAACGTTAAAATGAAAGAGTTACCTGGAGGTACTTTTCCGTCAGCGTTATGTATTTTAACGCTACGCAACTGTAATATAGGTTATGTATCGGCCGAAGCGATAAAGCTTATAATGTTAAACGTATTTACGATCGACAACTGCACTGTTGACGAATGGGGAAGCGGAACCTTTGCTTTCGGAACATATATAAACGAATTACATATAAGCAGTTCtagattaaaaacagtaaaaaccgATGCGTTTAATCTAGGTGCAGGAAGCATTTTAACGATCGAACATTCaat gATTGATAAAATATACAGCGGTGCATTTAATATGACTGTAGCGTCagtatcattaattaataatactttcgAAGACGTAAAGAATATGGGTTTCACATTGACTAAAGAGACGTCATGGACGCGtatgaaaatggaaaataatacatttaaaacgtTACATACGAATGCGTTTAACGCGCCTTATATACCGGATGAAGACGGTACGAAAAACGGTGTATTTATTTTTcgtagaaattatataaataacgcGGCGGTAAATACGTTTAATTTAAGCGTACCGAACGATATACATATAATTGTATCGGATAATTATTTCGGCGATGAATGTCAGTGTAGTTTGACgaacagaatgaaaaatatatttagcgGTGTTCCTTCGACGAATAATAATATATCgcaattattatttgaaaccaGTAAATGTAAAGTTacgtataaaatatcaaaatgttacgATCTACCTCAAGGATTTATGTTAATGCGTAATTTTACGGACAGTTTCTGTGATTTATCgatgaaaaattgtgaaatatttgcAGACGATGAAGAAAACAGTGATGTGAATAAGTTACCTTTTATACCTCCTTGGAAATACCATAACGAAATGATTAAAGAGCGTaaagttttagaaattatattatttatcgcCGCGTGTTGTGTTTTCGTCATTATTATTTCGACGTTTATAATGTGGCTTTACCGTAATCAATATTTCACTAAAGGTcgtatacttttatttctttcgaccgaatctttatttaatttaatgtgtcGTTTATGTACGAGATCGTCCGGGGGCGTAAGTAGAAGTAATTCTGCTCATTCCATATCAAGAATTTCGGTACACGAGTACGCCGAACTTCACGGACAAAAGATAATACAAGATATCGAAGAAGAAATTTTACCTTCGGAAGATAAAGGTACTCAAACGTTACCGGAGGAATTAACGCAAGAACTATTACAATCGTTACGCGAAAAATTAGACGACCCGGAAAATTATAGCGAAGCGAGAGATATGATCGAACACTTGTACGATTTAATAAAAGTGGaagaaagttgtaataaaaatcaCGTCGATACTTcgattaattttgatgatttcgACGATACAAATATAACGATAGAAAATCACGTTTACGACGAAATAAAACCGTCGACGCGACAAAATACGACGCTTAACAAAGACAAAACGATGACGCCGAAAACGAAAAAGATATTAGTTACAGTAGGTACGAGGGCGCCATCTCCTGAAAAATTATTACCGTTAAGAGTAGCTTACgcggaaaataaaagaaaatcatcgtTGATTTTAGGCGATTATTCTGAACCTAAGGATAGAAAAAATCAATCTCACGAATATTCAGAACTTCCAGGAAAAACTCAGAcgcaaaatattttcttgacggaatttaataacgataataaaatttcatttaaaaattctgaagaaaatatacAACTCCATAATAGTAAACCGATATTTTTATTAGCGAATCGTCCGTTACCGGAAAAACCTGATCCCGGAGAAGGTCCATCGACCTCTTCCACTTAA